The candidate division WOR-3 bacterium DNA segment ACGACGCGGTCGTGGTGCCTGAACCTTGCCAGCATATCGTGCACCGCAACATGAGTAGGTAGTTCACTCGATGGCTGCGTGCCCTTCGGCAAGACCGAGTATGAACGGTCGCCGGCGCCGAAAGTGAGAAGGCAGAGGCACTCGGTTGGATTGCGGGCAAGGTCGCGCATCCGAGTGTTGGCGCGTTTGACCAGCAGGGAGCTGAGTATGGGTCCGTCACTCAGTCTTACCGAGATGTTGCCTGCATTGGCCTCGGCCCAGCCCCGGCGCGCCAGCTCGCCGGCAACCAGGGCGATGTCGTCGGCATACGGTTTCACTATCTTCTGCAGCTGGGCGGCAGTTGCGGTGTTCATGACCATCATCATATTGCCGCCGTTGTTGTTCGCTGTCAAGCCGTCCGTGCCCCTTGGGCACGCGTTTGACTTCGGGGTCGATTCTGCTAAAACTATCCGCCTGAATACTATGCCATCTATCAGGTCAGCCTTCTTCGGCGTTCTTGCCTGCGCTCTGCTTGCCGCTTGCGGAACTGCCACGCCGCCGGCACCGGCCGCACCAGATTCAGCATCAAGTCCGGCTTCGGCAGCGCCGCCCCTGGTGATTGGCCCCGAGACCACGGAGCGGCCGAGGGCTACCGATACATTTCGTGCCACCGACCCGAAGGACACTCTCCCCACCATTGTTGCCAGAACGTTCCCCAGGGCTGCATCGCTGCAACGCCGGGCCAGTCCCTTTCCCCATCGCGCAGTCCGCGACCGCGAAGGGCAGGTGGTGGGCTACGAAGTTTTCTCCGACAGCGCGGGGACGACAGCGAGAGGTTACGCCGGCATGGTGCCGTTGCAGGTCTTCTTTGATCGGCGGGGCAGACCGGTGCGAATCTACATCCTGGATAACTACGAGACACCGGCATACATGGAGCTCGTGCTGAGAGCCGGGCTCCTTGATTCCCTCTTGGTGTGTGACCCGGCCAAGGCGGAGAGCGTGGACGCGGTTACGCTGGCAACAAGCAGTTCGCACGCCATCATAGCCGGCGTGACCGCGCTCGCCGCGCGAGTTGCAGCCGAGATAGCGGCCAAACCTGAGGGACAGCGTTGAGCCCGCTGAATCAGACGCTCGTCCTGATCAAACCTGACGCGGTCAGGCAGCATCGCATCGGCGAGATACTGGGCCGCATCGAGGCGGCGGGCTTTGACGTTTCGGCCCTGGTCATGCGGCACCTTACGCGGCCTCAGGCTGAGGAGTTCTACGCGATTCACCGCGGCAAAGAGTTCTTTCCCGGGCTGGTCGAGTTCATGACTTCCGGGCCACTGGTTGCGGTGAGGCTGGAGGGCGAAGACGTTTGCCGCCGGGTGCGGGAGTTCGTCGGCGTGACTGACCCCAGTAAGGCGAGGCCCGGCTCAATCCGGGCCGATTTCGGCACGTCAGTGCGCATGAACGCCGTGCACGCTTCAAACCCGGAAGAGGACGTTCTGAGAGAGTTGGAGTTCTTCTTCCCAGGGTCGATGCACGCGGCGGAGCCGCACTAGCACAGTCCCAGACAGGAACCAGGAGCGGGACCTCTAGGGGTCCCGCTCAATCTCATCAGCAGCCTGCTATCCGACGCGCTCCACGCACCAGTTCTCACCCAGCCACAGCAGGTCGACTTTGACGCCCATACCCCAGGAGAGTACCTTGGACTCGGCCGAGCGGAGCTGGTCTAGCTGTGTCTCTTTGTCGACCGGATTGCCGGCGCAGTCCGCGTGGGCCACAATCGCTACGCGGTTGGAGCCGTGCTTCCTGACGGAGATGTCCAGACGGCGGCGGATGGAATCAAGCGCGTGCGGGTCTCTCGCTTCGGCGAGAATCCGGACCGGGCCGGGTTCGGTGATGGTGTCGACGTATTCGACTCCGTACTTCTCTTTCACCCAGTTGCTGACGGGTAGCTGCGTGCGTCCGTCCATGCAGTTGATAGCGGCGGCGAACCTGCCGTGGCACATGTGACTACACAGGCAGTCGGGGAGAGAGACTGAAGTAGTCGGCGGGGTTCAGTCGGGGTCGTCCTGCGGGTCGACGTTCACCGGTCTTCAGATCCGTGTCGTACTCGGCGTGGTCGCCTCGCGCGATTGCCTCAAGGCAGTCGCAGAACGCGTCCGCGTCGGATCTGTCATTGTAGAGCCCAAATGAGGCGCGCACGACGCCGGGCATGTCGGCAAGGCTGCCGCAGGATGCGCTCTCGTACAACTTCTCGGCTTCGGCGTCACTGATGCCAAGCAGGGCGAAGATGTAGGGATGGGCGCAGAACTGCCCGCAGCGCGCACCGACCCCTGCCTCATAGGCCATGATGGCCGCGACAAGCTGGGAGGGCTTTCCTTCCAGGCTAAAGCAGATGGTCCCGAGTCGGTCTTGGAGGTTGTCGGCGTTGGCCTTGCCATGGATGTTGACTCTCGGTATGCGGCTGAGGCGCGTGAGCGCGTACCGCGTGAGTTCGGCCTCATGCTGCATGATGGCATCCCATCCCACTGCGGTAAGCAGGCCAATGGACGCGGCCATCGCCACCGCGCCCACCACGGTCGGCGTTCCCGCTTCCTCCCGGCTGGGCAGGCTGCGCCAGACAACCGAGTGCGGCGTGACGAGATCGGCAACGCCGCCACCTACCATGGCCGGCTCGGACGCGGTGAGCAGAGACCTGTCGCCGGCCAGGATGCCCGCACCATAGGGCGCGTAGGCTTTGTGGCCGCTGAAGGCAATGAAGTCCAGGCGCTCCGCGTCGCCCGGCTTCCTCATGTCTATCGGCCGGTGCGGGGCAATCTGGGCCGCGTCGACGACAATCCTGGCACCGGCTTCGTGAGAGAGTCGCGCGAGGTGGTGGATCGGGTTCACCCAGCCTGTGACATTCGAGGCTCCGGTGACGGTCACGAGTGCGATTCTGCCCCGGAATTCCTTCAGCTTGTCTGCGAAATCATCCAGGTTGAGCGATCCGTCCGGGTTAAGCGCCGCCTGGACAAGACGTGCGCGCCGGCGCCATGGCAGGTGGTTGGAGCTGTGCTCCATCCGCGTCGTCAGCACGATGTCGTCGGGTTTGAGCGGTAACAGCGCGGCCAGCCGATTGAGCGACTCAGTGGTGTTGCGGGTGATGATGACGGTGTCTCTCTCCGGATCGGCTCCCACAAACCGACTGATCGTGTTGCGGGACTCTTCGTATGCCCAGGAGGCGACCTGGCTCTTGAAACCGGTGCCCCGCGCCACGTTGGCGTAGTACCGCATGAACTCGTCAACCTTCTCGGCCACCGGTCGGAAAGTAGGGGTGCTCGACGCGTTGTCGAGGTTCACATAGGTACGGGTTCCGCCGGAGAGAATCGGGACCCGGACGTCGATTCCCACGACTTCGGCGCGAAGTTTCTCGACAGGGATCATGTCTTGACGGGCAGTCTTCCTAGAGACGTTCTGATCCGGAAAGCCGAGACAGAAGCATGGAGTCTACGTTCGGAGGTCGCAGAAAGGGTCCTCGCAGTTCTCTGTGCACCTGCGTACCGCGCCCGCGCGCTGGCTGCCATAGAGATCGGTAGAGAAGTAGCGCTCGGACCGGTCGGGCAGCACCGTGGCGACTACCTTGTCCGTGCCCAGCCGTTTCAGTACGTTGATGGCGGCAAGGACGTTGGCGCCGGATGAGACCCCGACCATGATGCCGTAGGTTCGGCTGATCTGTCGAGCCATCTCAACGGCATCGGCGCTGCGCGGTATCTCGGTCCAGTCTATCTGTTTCACGTCGACGATCTCGGGTATGAATCCATCGCCTATGCCGGCAATCTGGTGAACTTCCATCGTGGTGCCGCCGGTGAGTGCCGTGGCCTCGGCCGGTTCTACGGCGACCACCTTGACCTGTGGATAGACTTCGCGCAGGCGCCGGCCCACGCCCATCAGAGTCCCGCCGGTGCCGACACCGGCCACGAACGCGTCTACCCGCACGCCGGCGAGTTGGCGTAGCAACTCGACGGCCGTCGTGTTGTAGTGGCAGGCGACGTTGTCTGCGTTCTGGAACTGCCGGGGCAGAAAGACGTTCGCGTCGCGTGCCGCAATCGCTTCCGCCCGGGCGCGCGAACCCGCGAAGCTCTCCGGAGTCGGCGTCAGGCAGAGCTCGGCCCCCAGATTGGTCATGATCTTCTGACGCTCCAGGCTCATGTGCTCGGGCATGCAGATGATCAGGCGATAGCCCTTCACCGTGCAGACCATCGAGAGGCCGATACCGGTGTTGCCGCTCGTAGCCTCGACGACGATCGAGCCGGGCTTGAGTTCGCCGCGTTCTTCCGCCCGCTCTATGATGTACTTGGCGATGCGGTCTTTGACGCTGCCGGTCGGGTTCATGAACTCGAGCTTGGCAAAGAAGCGCCAGCGTCGGCCCTCGTGCTCGACTGAAAGCTCCATCATCGGCGTGTTGCCGATGAAATCGAGTACCGATCTGGAGATGGCGTTCGTACTAGCTGGCAGTGGGGGTAAGGACGTCATTTGTTAGCATAGCGCGTGGAGTCGCGGGGGTCAAGGCAGACTGGCTCCCTGCCGCGCTCGGTAGGCAACCTGAACGCGGGCCAGAGCCCGGCAGCAACGATCCGCACACGCCAGCTCGACCGCGATACCTTCTGCCCGGCCGTGTGCCACTGACCGAGCCTGCACGGCGGACGCCGTCAGGCCCGGGACTGACTAGCTCTGGACGGGACGTTTGAAGAACAGGACCGCGCGGGTGATGATGCCGGTCTGTTCACTGCCACTGATTACCGAGACGAGTTCCCAGCCCTCGGCGCCGAACGTGCTTATGTAGTCCTGGACGCCTTCCATCGTATCGCGGGGTTTCTTCTCACCGGGCACTTGCACGCCCCAGCGGGCGAGATTGAGAATCGGGCTCAGGTTCACGTCAATTCGTACGAACTTATATTCCCATTTGGTCATCAGTGTGCTCCTTTTGCTTGCCAGATGCTAGCCGCAATCGGTTGGAAGTCAATTCAGGGGTGCGGCCCGGTCCTTCCAATAGCCGACCAGCGCTGTCGACTTGCGTCGGATGGTTCACGGTCAACAACTCAGGATCTGCGTCGGCAAAGGGGAGATGCGCCCGCGTGTGCCTGTTGTGGCCCGGCAACTCGCCGAGCTGCCTTAGAGACGGCGACCCAGTGCTGCTCCGACGGCAACCCCGAATCCCATGCCGCAGCCGACTCCAACCGAGAGCCAAAGCGCGAGCTCGCCCGTCGCTATTCCGATTGCGACTCCCGCCCCGGCCCCGATCGCCAGACCGATGCCCATGCCAAGACCGAGGAACCGTCTCGTCTTCTGCTGGTCAGGTTGGTCCACTAGCTTCCTTTCGCAGCCAACATCATTCCGTCGTGCGGCGGCCAGGAGTAGGACTGGGCAGGGCTGTCACTTGCCGCCTCTGTCGTCCCGAGAATCTCTTGATGGGCAGGGCGGTCCCACCATCCATCGGTCCCCACACGTACTTCCCGGTATTGTCTATATACCCGTACCGGTTCTCCGTGACGACGAGAGCCAGTCCCTCGGAGAAGGAATACGCCAGGTCGAACTGCGGGTTGATGACGAACTTGCCGGTCTTGTCGATGTAGCCCCAATGCCCGCCAACCGCTACCGCCGCCAGCTGTTCGGCCGTGAACTCCAGCGCCCACACGAACTGAGGGTCGATGACCATCTTCCCGGTCGCGTCGATGTAGCCCCATAGCGCATTGTTCCCGACCTTGACTGTCACCGCGGCAAGTCCCTCGGAGAAATCGCGTCCCGCCTCGAACTGGGGAGTGACGGCCACCCTCCCGGTCCTGTCTACGTAGCCGCACCTATCGCCGATGACGACCAGCGCCAGCCCTTCGGAGAAACCCCGGGCCCCGTCGAATTGCTGGGCGATGATGAGCCTGCCGGCCTTGTCGATGAATCCCCACTTGTCATCGTCGCTACGGACGAGGCCCAGTCCTTCTGAGAAGTCGTAGGCGTCGGCGTACTGCGGATTGACGACGAGCGTTCCGGACTTGTCGATATAGCCGGCCTTGCCGTTGGCGGCGGCATGTACGACTGCTCTTCCTTCGGAGAAGTCCCGCGCCTCCCGGAACTGCGGCTCGATGACTCTCTTCCCCTGGGTGTTGATGTAGCCATAGAGCCACTCATCGCCGACATACCAGGCGAACACCGCGAGCCCCTGCGAAAAGGGGCCGGTTTCATCGAACTGCGGGTTGATGGTGTACGCACCTTCGGCGTCTATGTATCCCCACTTCTGGTCAACCTCGCCGATGGCCACCTGCGCGAGTCCCTCGGCGAAGTTGGCGCCATTGTCGAACTGCGGGGCGATGATGGTATCGCCGGCTCTGTTGATGTAGCCGAACTGGTCGTTGACCAGCACGAGGAAGAGGCCGGACTGCCCCTTCTCCTTCCACAGGTTGCAGGACAACAGCGCCAGCAGCGCGAGCAGCAGAAGCTTCTTCACGATGCCTCCATTCGAGCCTTCACGCCAGGCTCATGCACAGTCGGATTGTAGGCTCAGCGCGGACGGATGTCAAGCCACGGCGAGGCCGGCCGAAGGCCTGCGGTGTCTGTCACACGGTTCATAGACAACGGCTCACGGATGGCGCTGATGGCAGGGGAGATGCCGTCCGCAAGCGCCGATTCGCGTCGGAAGGGCCTGCAGATGTTCGGGGATGTCAGATGGGAGGGAAGTAAGGATCAAGTGGTCCGGCGGTCGAGTGGCCGGCCAATCAGCAACCTGGAATGTCCTGTACGGTACCTGTCCCTGAGTCGCCTAGGGTTCGAGCACGAGCCGTTCTCGCTTCAGTGCATCGACAGCTGCGCTCCAATCCTGTCGCTCGCCAAGGTTGTAGCCCACATAGGCCCCGCGCAGAAGTCCGGCGAGGGAGAAGACAATGAGCGGCAGGTCAAAGGAGAAGCCATCGTGCCTGATGATGATGGTGTCCCAGGCGTTCGGCCGCAGCACCACGCCGCGTGCTATCGCGACCGCGAGCAGCCCGACGCTGGCGCCGGCTACCCAGCCGGTTGCAGCGCCGAGAATCGTGCTGAGGTTTCGATTGTCCGCCTGCATGCGCCTGCGGACCTCGTGGTCGGTAATCGGGTCGCCGAAGAGGTCATGCGCGGCAACGCCCTTTCGTTCCCGCGCTGCCTCGCATCCCCGCCGCGCCTGTGACGAGCCCTGGAGCCAGCCGGCACCCGCGCCGGCAGCGAATCCGGCGCCGGCTGCGGCACCGTACGTTGTCCGATCCAAGTCATAAACGTCAACCGAGTAGTAGTACCAGCTACCCCCGCCGGACATACAGCCATGGATCAGCACCGATTCCTGTCTGCTCTCGACAAACTTGATGGCGGTCATCGCTCCGATGGTGCTGCCGACGCCGAGGCCGCAGGCTGCGCCGGTCAGGCCGTCAACAACCTGGCTTGTCCAAGCGGCTCGCGGCGGTGGGTGAATGGGTCGGGTTCCAGTGTCCCCGGGGTTCTCGCCGATTCCCTGCCAGAGGTCGAGGTAGGCGGCCCGGCCGCCGGGCACTGCGGCCAGCTCGTTCACCACTTCTCCGTAGTGGTCTACGTAGTACCCGATGCGCCGGAACTGCTCGGGCGCGATTGGGTACTGCACAGTCCGCCCCGAGCCGTCGGCGATTGTAAGCGAGTAGGCGCTGTCCGGCATCAGGGAGAAGCCCGCCGAGGCGAAGTCCTCTATCCCGGGGAAGAGGTGAAATCGACGGCGTTCCACTGCATTAATCTCAGCGCCGACGCCGGGGCTTACGGCCACAATCGCGGCAGACTCAGGAACCACTTGCCACGTTTCGGCCACGGCCAACGAGAACAGCAGGATGGCGAGCATGCTAGAACCGGACCGATACCAGGTCCAGGCGCACCGCGGGCGAAACCTGCCGGGACGAGTCCCTTTGCAGCGAGAATCCGACCGCGGGCAGGCCGACTCGCCCGCGAGCGTAGTATCGCGCATATGTCGGCTTGCTTCGCTCATAGCCGATGACCGCGCCGGCAGTAGTTCCCGCCAGTGAACCAATGGCCGAGAAAGGAAAGACTGACGACGGGCTGATCTGCGACAAGAGGAGGTCAAGGCAGAGTCCGACGGTCGTCCCGGCGATGTGACCGACCACCGATGCGCCCCAGGCCATACGCAGGTTGCCACCGGGCCGCTCACTCTCGCCCGCTCGAAAAGTTCCGTAGGCCGCCGCGGCCGGCCCGACCAGGACCACTGATGCCACCCAGGCGCCGAATGCTGTGGAAATCGTGATTCCGGATACCCCGTTGGAACCGCGTACCGGCGAGAAAGGGTCCAGACTCCCCAGCGTGTAGGCGATGAACACTCCCATCGGTATGATGCCGACCAGGCCGCCGGCCAGCGCGCCGCCGAACGCGGCCCACATCTCGCGCTTCGATCCGGTAACGCGGCCCGGCCCCGGGCCGGGGCGCGAGCTCAAGATCGCACGCTGGGCGACCATCCAGCCGGACCGATTGTCGGGCAGAAGGACCTCGTACCAGCCGGGCGACCGGTCGAGAACGCGGAGGGCATCACCGTGCTCGACAATGCGCATGGTCGAGGAGAACGGGTCCGGTTTTTCGTAGATGAGGGAGGAATCGTCAATCACCCACGCCCTGAGCACAGGTGCACTCGCCGCGGGCACGCCTTCGACCACCAGCGCCACGAGGGTCACGAGGGCGCCAACCAGCCCGGTCATGATGGAATCATAAATCCCGCGCGCAGGGATGTCAAATGGAAGGGGAGAGTGATAGAGGGCCCGCGGGCGGTCGAAGTTAGATGTCTGGCGTTAGATGCTGGATGCTGGAAGTCAGGAGTGCAGGTGAACCTGTCGATGGGTAGAGGGATCGAGCGCCGCGGGCAGTCAAGCATCGACTTCGGTTCTCCCGCCGGACGAGCCCATCTCCGGCCGCTTTGGAGACCCAAAACTTGCAGTATAGGCTGAACTCCCGACCAAACCTCTGTCGTGGAGGTCCCGTAGGACCTACTGCGGGTTCGGGGTATCTCCAGAGCCCGCCGCCTCTTTGCGGTCAGCTTCGGCTTCCAGCCGGCGGAGTTCGTCGTCGGAGAGTCCGAAGTAGTGGCCGACTTCGTGGATGACGACCTGGCGCACGAGCTTCCTTACTCGCGCAGCGGTCCGAGCCTGCTGTTCTATAGGCTTCTGGAAGATGAGAATCCGGTCAGGCAGGACGTTGCCGTACCATGGGCCGCGCCCTGCGTAGGGCACGCCCTGGTAGACGCCGAGCAGTCCCCAGGGATTGAGACCCATCTCGCGGGCCAGCCCAGGTTGGGCAAGGGGTTCGATGATGACAGTGATGTTGTCGAGCTTGGAACGGAAGTCCTCCGGGATAGAGGCAATCGCCTCGTCAACCAGTTCGCTGAAGCGTTCAAGTTCCATCAGGGCCAATGAGAAGTTCGAAACCCGAAGCTCGAATGATGAATCAAGTCCGAATACAGAAGTCCGAACCGGGCATTCTCCGCCTTTCGAGCTTCAATCTGACTTCGTGCTTCTTCATTCGGGTTTGACCGGGACTGATCGTTGACCGAAGATGGCCGTGCCGACTCTTATCATCGTCGCGCCTTCCTCGATAGCAACCTCGAAGTCGGAACTCATGCCCATCGAGAGGTGGGGAAGAGGGATTGAGAAGCGCTGGCGGCAGGCTGCGGCCAGGGCCCTGAGCGCCTTGAAGCAGGGCCGGGATGCCTCAGGGTCTTCGATGGCGAGCCCGGGGCCGATGGTCATCAGGCCGGCGAGTTGCAGGCGGTCAAGCTTCGGCATCTGGGCAACAAGGTCGGGTAGCGCGGCGGGTGATACTCCGTGTTTGGACGCTTCGCCGGACGTGTTCACCTCTATCAGCACGTCTACGCGCTTGTCCATCAGGCTGCACCGGTGCTGCAGTTCCTCGGCCAGGTGGAGAGAGTCCACGCTCTGGATGCAGTCGAAGAGCTCCAGCGCTTTCTTCGCCTTGTTGGTCTGGAGGTTACCGACGAGGTGCCATGTTGCCGGCAGAGCCACTTGTGGCTTCTTGGCAGCCGCCTCCTGCACGCGGTTCTCTCCGACCTGGGTGATGCCGGTTCTAATGGCCTCATCGATCTCGGCCGCGGCCCGCGTCTTGGTCACAGCTATGAGGGTGACGTCGGAGCGGCGGCGGCCGGCGCTCGCGCAGGCGGCAGAAATCCTCGTTTCCAAGGCAGCGATGTTGTCCACGATCCTCATTGGGGGATTATAGGTCATTTGGGGATGGTCACAAGCCTGCGCTCAGACGAGGGCTGCCCCGGCGCAGGCCGGGGCAGCGTAGAC contains these protein-coding regions:
- a CDS encoding FMN-binding protein codes for the protein MIGPETTERPRATDTFRATDPKDTLPTIVARTFPRAASLQRRASPFPHRAVRDREGQVVGYEVFSDSAGTTARGYAGMVPLQVFFDRRGRPVRIYILDNYETPAYMELVLRAGLLDSLLVCDPAKAESVDAVTLATSSSHAIIAGVTALAARVAAEIAAKPEGQR
- a CDS encoding nucleoside-diphosphate kinase translates to MNQTLVLIKPDAVRQHRIGEILGRIEAAGFDVSALVMRHLTRPQAEEFYAIHRGKEFFPGLVEFMTSGPLVAVRLEGEDVCRRVREFVGVTDPSKARPGSIRADFGTSVRMNAVHASNPEEDVLRELEFFFPGSMHAAEPH
- a CDS encoding aminotransferase class V-fold PLP-dependent enzyme; the protein is MIPVEKLRAEVVGIDVRVPILSGGTRTYVNLDNASSTPTFRPVAEKVDEFMRYYANVARGTGFKSQVASWAYEESRNTISRFVGADPERDTVIITRNTTESLNRLAALLPLKPDDIVLTTRMEHSSNHLPWRRRARLVQAALNPDGSLNLDDFADKLKEFRGRIALVTVTGASNVTGWVNPIHHLARLSHEAGARIVVDAAQIAPHRPIDMRKPGDAERLDFIAFSGHKAYAPYGAGILAGDRSLLTASEPAMVGGGVADLVTPHSVVWRSLPSREEAGTPTVVGAVAMAASIGLLTAVGWDAIMQHEAELTRYALTRLSRIPRVNIHGKANADNLQDRLGTICFSLEGKPSQLVAAIMAYEAGVGARCGQFCAHPYIFALLGISDAEAEKLYESASCGSLADMPGVVRASFGLYNDRSDADAFCDCLEAIARGDHAEYDTDLKTGERRPAGRPRLNPADYFSLSPRLPV
- a CDS encoding cysteine synthase family protein, encoding MTSLPPLPASTNAISRSVLDFIGNTPMMELSVEHEGRRWRFFAKLEFMNPTGSVKDRIAKYIIERAEERGELKPGSIVVEATSGNTGIGLSMVCTVKGYRLIICMPEHMSLERQKIMTNLGAELCLTPTPESFAGSRARAEAIAARDANVFLPRQFQNADNVACHYNTTAVELLRQLAGVRVDAFVAGVGTGGTLMGVGRRLREVYPQVKVVAVEPAEATALTGGTTMEVHQIAGIGDGFIPEIVDVKQIDWTEIPRSADAVEMARQISRTYGIMVGVSSGANVLAAINVLKRLGTDKVVATVLPDRSERYFSTDLYGSQRAGAVRRCTENCEDPFCDLRT
- a CDS encoding DUF4177 domain-containing protein, with translation MTKWEYKFVRIDVNLSPILNLARWGVQVPGEKKPRDTMEGVQDYISTFGAEGWELVSVISGSEQTGIITRAVLFFKRPVQS
- a CDS encoding WG repeat-containing protein, giving the protein MKKLLLLALLALLSCNLWKEKGQSGLFLVLVNDQFGYINRAGDTIIAPQFDNGANFAEGLAQVAIGEVDQKWGYIDAEGAYTINPQFDETGPFSQGLAVFAWYVGDEWLYGYINTQGKRVIEPQFREARDFSEGRAVVHAAANGKAGYIDKSGTLVVNPQYADAYDFSEGLGLVRSDDDKWGFIDKAGRLIIAQQFDGARGFSEGLALVVIGDRCGYVDRTGRVAVTPQFEAGRDFSEGLAAVTVKVGNNALWGYIDATGKMVIDPQFVWALEFTAEQLAAVAVGGHWGYIDKTGKFVINPQFDLAYSFSEGLALVVTENRYGYIDNTGKYVWGPMDGGTALPIKRFSGRQRRQVTALPSPTPGRRTTE
- a CDS encoding SH3 domain-containing protein, producing the protein MTGLVGALVTLVALVVEGVPAASAPVLRAWVIDDSSLIYEKPDPFSSTMRIVEHGDALRVLDRSPGWYEVLLPDNRSGWMVAQRAILSSRPGPGPGRVTGSKREMWAAFGGALAGGLVGIIPMGVFIAYTLGSLDPFSPVRGSNGVSGITISTAFGAWVASVVLVGPAAAAYGTFRAGESERPGGNLRMAWGASVVGHIAGTTVGLCLDLLLSQISPSSVFPFSAIGSLAGTTAGAVIGYERSKPTYARYYARGRVGLPAVGFSLQRDSSRQVSPAVRLDLVSVRF
- a CDS encoding metallopeptidase family protein, whose product is MELERFSELVDEAIASIPEDFRSKLDNITVIIEPLAQPGLAREMGLNPWGLLGVYQGVPYAGRGPWYGNVLPDRILIFQKPIEQQARTAARVRKLVRQVVIHEVGHYFGLSDDELRRLEAEADRKEAAGSGDTPNPQ
- a CDS encoding YggS family pyridoxal phosphate-dependent enzyme, with product MRIVDNIAALETRISAACASAGRRRSDVTLIAVTKTRAAAEIDEAIRTGITQVGENRVQEAAAKKPQVALPATWHLVGNLQTNKAKKALELFDCIQSVDSLHLAEELQHRCSLMDKRVDVLIEVNTSGEASKHGVSPAALPDLVAQMPKLDRLQLAGLMTIGPGLAIEDPEASRPCFKALRALAAACRQRFSIPLPHLSMGMSSDFEVAIEEGATMIRVGTAIFGQRSVPVKPE